Proteins encoded by one window of Clostridium perfringens:
- a CDS encoding GGGtGRT protein, giving the protein MALFESYERRINQIQPVLEKYGMETIEDAKVVCENLGIDPYTIVKETQPIAFENAGWAYTLGAAIAIKKGCKTAADAAEAIGEGLQAFCIPGSVADDRKVGLGHGNLGAMLLRDETKCFAFLAGHESFAAAEGAIKIAEKANKVRKEPLRVILNGLGKDAAFIISRINGFTYVETKFDYVTGKLNIVKETPYSNGPRAKVKCYGSDDVREGVAIMHHEGVDVSITGNSTNPTRFQHPVAGTYKKECVEQGKKYFSVASGGGTGRTLHPDNMAAGPASYGMTDTMGRMHSDAQFAGSSSVPAHVEMMGLIGMGNNPMVGATVAVAVAVEEGMNK; this is encoded by the coding sequence ATGGCATTATTTGAAAGTTATGAAAGAAGAATTAACCAAATACAACCTGTATTAGAAAAGTACGGAATGGAAACAATAGAAGATGCTAAAGTAGTTTGCGAAAATTTAGGAATCGATCCTTATACAATCGTTAAAGAAACTCAACCAATAGCATTCGAAAATGCTGGATGGGCTTACACTTTAGGTGCTGCTATAGCAATCAAGAAAGGATGTAAAACTGCTGCTGATGCTGCTGAAGCTATCGGAGAAGGATTACAAGCTTTCTGTATTCCAGGATCTGTTGCTGATGACAGAAAAGTTGGATTAGGACACGGAAACTTAGGAGCTATGCTTTTAAGAGATGAAACTAAATGTTTCGCATTCTTAGCAGGACACGAATCATTCGCTGCTGCTGAAGGTGCTATCAAAATAGCTGAAAAAGCTAACAAAGTTAGAAAAGAGCCTTTAAGAGTTATATTAAACGGTCTTGGAAAAGATGCTGCATTCATAATTTCAAGAATCAACGGATTTACATATGTTGAAACTAAATTTGACTATGTAACTGGTAAATTAAACATCGTTAAAGAAACTCCATACTCAAACGGTCCAAGAGCTAAAGTTAAATGCTACGGTTCAGACGACGTTAGAGAAGGTGTTGCTATAATGCATCATGAGGGAGTTGACGTATCAATCACTGGTAACTCAACTAACCCAACAAGATTCCAACACCCAGTTGCTGGAACATACAAAAAAGAATGTGTTGAACAAGGTAAGAAATACTTCTCAGTAGCATCAGGTGGTGGTACAGGAAGAACTCTTCACCCAGATAACATGGCTGCAGGTCCAGCTTCATACGGTATGACTGATACTATGGGAAGAATGCACTCAGATGCACAATTCGCAGGATCATCATCAGTTCCAGCTCATGTTGAAATGATGGGTCTTATCGGTATGGGTAACAACCCAATGGTAGGAGCTACTGTTGCAGTTGCTGTTGCTGTAGAAGAAGGAATGAACAAATAA
- a CDS encoding SH3 domain-containing protein — MNRNRLSCLIVGAVIGAGAIVCTTNTKVHAKPVNEVKNINTSKGNSFGEIISSEDLGLRKGADSSHEIITSIPRGARVNIIDKVSDNWYKVGYKDFVGYVEAKDIRVLGDNLNQDNVGLISANQLNVRTSPNENGQVIGTLHKNDKVNVLDKSIDGWYKIDFNGRRAYVSSKYVNLISYKNNEVKTEVKKEPIEGTGKVNINTALNVRQASTTNSRIIGSLKGGEKVNIISESNGFYKIEFNNSYGYVYSKYISKDGDSEKVQVVKQEEVKKEKVDESKKEAKATPKAEPVVLAVRSLNKTGIVNVSSSLNVRSSASTSSKVIGSLSGNTKVTIVGEEGAFYKIEYKGSHGYVAKEYVKDVTESNNSNQGTQTPEKPSTPETTKKTGIVNVSSSLNVREGASTSSKVIGSLSGNTKVTIVGEEGAFYKIEYKGSHGYVAKEYVKDVTESNNSNQGTQTPEKPSTPETTKKTGIVNVSSSLNVREGASTSSKVIGSLSGNTKVTIVGEEGAFYKIEYKGSHGYVAKEYIKDVTESNNSNQGTQTPEKPSTPESTEKTGIVNVSSSLNVRSSASTSSKVIGSLSGNTKVTIVGEEGAFYKIEYKGSHGYVAKEYVKDVTESSNSNQGTQTPEKPSTPESTEKTGIVNVSSSLNVREGASTSSKVIGSLSGNTKVTIVGEEGAFYKIEYKGSHGYVAKEYIKDIKDEVVTEPEKPSNPENSKKTGVVTASKGLNVRKEANTSSQIIGILNSGESVEIIGEENGFYKITYKGQEAYASKNYINIFDGNSNVNPGLDIGNASKTNYGVSLNEYIKLQQRNNPSNYSYSEFEKYINPAKATNKLQFLRIDKFRSVNVSGLSSRLSNKGVLTGQGQAFVNAAKAFNIDPIYLVAQCLHETGNGTSKLAKGVTITEIADESKPIYNGNGQLVGYHMIKLSKPVTVYNLFGIGAKDNSSVFPNRALILGTTYAYNRGWTSIENAIKGAAEFVSLNYVHSSRYSQNTLYKMRYNQNVSNIWHQYATTPWYASSIADIMRSYQDLYLENNFTFDVPVFAG; from the coding sequence ATGAATAGAAATAGATTAAGCTGTCTTATAGTAGGTGCTGTAATTGGAGCTGGAGCAATAGTTTGTACAACTAATACTAAAGTACATGCGAAACCAGTGAATGAGGTTAAAAACATTAATACTTCTAAAGGAAATTCATTTGGAGAAATTATTTCATCAGAAGACCTAGGATTAAGAAAAGGTGCAGATTCTTCTCATGAAATAATAACTTCAATACCTAGGGGCGCTAGAGTTAACATAATAGACAAGGTATCTGATAACTGGTATAAAGTTGGTTATAAAGATTTTGTAGGTTATGTAGAAGCTAAGGACATAAGAGTACTAGGAGATAATTTAAATCAAGATAATGTTGGTTTAATTTCTGCTAATCAATTAAATGTTAGAACTAGCCCAAATGAAAATGGTCAAGTGATTGGAACTTTACATAAAAATGATAAGGTAAATGTATTAGATAAATCAATTGATGGTTGGTATAAAATTGATTTTAATGGTAGAAGAGCATATGTATCTAGTAAATATGTTAATTTAATTTCATATAAAAATAATGAAGTTAAGACAGAAGTAAAAAAAGAACCAATTGAAGGAACAGGTAAGGTTAATATAAATACAGCTTTAAATGTTAGACAAGCGTCTACTACAAATAGTAGGATTATTGGTAGCTTAAAAGGTGGAGAAAAAGTTAACATAATAAGTGAAAGTAATGGATTTTATAAAATAGAGTTTAATAATTCATATGGCTATGTTTATTCTAAATACATATCAAAAGATGGAGACAGTGAAAAGGTTCAAGTTGTAAAACAAGAAGAAGTTAAAAAAGAAAAAGTTGATGAATCTAAAAAAGAAGCTAAAGCTACTCCTAAAGCAGAACCTGTAGTTTTGGCTGTTAGATCTCTTAATAAGACAGGAATAGTAAATGTAAGTAGTTCACTAAATGTAAGAAGCAGCGCAAGTACAAGCAGTAAAGTTATAGGAAGCTTAAGCGGAAACACAAAGGTAACAATAGTAGGAGAAGAAGGAGCCTTCTATAAAATAGAATATAAAGGTTCTCATGGGTATGTAGCTAAGGAATATGTTAAAGATGTTACAGAAAGCAATAATAGTAACCAAGGTACACAGACTCCAGAAAAACCAAGTACTCCTGAAACTACTAAAAAGACAGGAATAGTAAATGTAAGTAGTTCTCTAAACGTAAGAGAAGGAGCAAGTACAAGCAGTAAAGTTATAGGAAGCTTAAGCGGAAACACAAAGGTAACAATAGTAGGAGAAGAAGGAGCATTCTATAAAATAGAATACAAAGGTTCTCATGGATATGTAGCTAAGGAATACGTTAAAGATGTTACAGAAAGTAATAATAGTAACCAAGGTACACAGACTCCAGAAAAACCAAGTACTCCTGAAACTACTAAAAAGACAGGAATAGTAAATGTAAGTAGTTCTCTAAACGTAAGAGAAGGAGCAAGTACAAGTAGTAAGGTTATAGGAAGCTTAAGTGGAAACACAAAGGTAACAATAGTAGGAGAAGAAGGAGCGTTCTATAAAATAGAATACAAAGGTTCTCATGGATATGTAGCTAAGGAATACATTAAAGATGTTACAGAAAGTAATAATAGTAACCAAGGTACACAGACTCCAGAAAAACCAAGTACTCCTGAAAGTACTGAAAAAACAGGAATAGTGAATGTAAGTAGTTCACTAAATGTAAGAAGCAGCGCAAGTACAAGCAGTAAAGTCATAGGAAGCTTAAGCGGAAACACAAAAGTAACAATAGTAGGAGAAGAAGGAGCATTCTATAAAATAGAATACAAAGGTTCTCATGGATATGTAGCTAAGGAATATGTTAAAGATGTTACAGAAAGTAGTAATAGTAACCAAGGTACACAGACTCCAGAAAAACCAAGTACTCCTGAAAGTACTGAAAAAACAGGAATAGTGAATGTAAGTAGCTCTTTAAACGTAAGAGAAGGAGCAAGTACAAGCAGTAAGGTTATAGGAAGCTTAAGCGGAAACACAAAGGTAACAATAGTAGGAGAAGAAGGGGCATTCTATAAAATAGAATATAAAGGTTCTCATGGATATGTGGCTAAGGAATATATCAAGGATATTAAAGACGAGGTAGTAACAGAACCAGAAAAACCAAGTAACCCTGAAAATAGTAAGAAAACTGGTGTTGTAACTGCATCTAAAGGATTAAATGTAAGGAAAGAAGCTAATACTTCATCTCAAATTATTGGAATTTTAAATAGTGGAGAAAGTGTTGAAATAATAGGAGAAGAAAATGGTTTCTATAAGATAACTTATAAAGGACAAGAAGCTTATGCATCTAAAAATTATATAAATATTTTTGATGGTAACTCAAATGTTAATCCTGGATTAGATATAGGAAATGCTTCAAAAACAAATTATGGAGTATCACTTAACGAATATATAAAATTACAACAAAGAAATAATCCTTCAAATTATTCATACTCAGAATTTGAAAAATATATAAATCCAGCTAAAGCTACTAATAAGCTACAGTTCTTAAGAATAGATAAATTTAGATCAGTTAATGTAAGTGGATTAAGTAGTAGATTAAGTAACAAAGGAGTTTTAACAGGACAAGGACAAGCTTTTGTAAATGCTGCTAAAGCCTTTAACATAGATCCTATATACTTAGTTGCTCAATGTTTACACGAAACAGGTAATGGAACAAGTAAACTTGCAAAGGGTGTAACAATTACTGAAATTGCAGATGAAAGTAAACCTATATATAATGGTAATGGTCAATTAGTAGGATATCATATGATTAAATTATCTAAGCCAGTAACAGTTTATAATTTATTTGGAATAGGGGCTAAGGATAATTCATCAGTTTTTCCAAATAGAGCTTTAATATTAGGAACAACATATGCTTATAATAGAGGTTGGACAAGTATTGAAAATGCTATAAAGGGTGCTGCAGAATTTGTTTCATTAAATTATGTTCATAGTTCAAGATATAGTCAAAATACTCTTTATAAGATGAGATATAATCAAAATGTATCAAATATATGGCATCAATATGCTACAACACCATGGTATGCATCAAGTATTGCTGATATTATGAGGAGTTATCAAGATTTATATTTAGAAAATAATTTCACATTTGATGTACCTGTTTTTGCAGGATAA
- a CDS encoding endo-alpha-N-acetylgalactosaminidase family protein — protein sequence MLIKGYESEGHHSSHQDYGNNFNKRTS from the coding sequence ATGCTTATTAAAGGGTATGAATCAGAGGGGCATCATAGTTCTCACCAAGACTATGGTAATAATTTTAATAAAAGAACTAGTTGA
- a CDS encoding iron-sulfur cluster assembly scaffold protein has protein sequence MMYSSEVQEMCVIAKGPNHGPAPIPVEGRWVQSREIKDVSGLTHGVGWCAPQQGACKLTLNVKDGIIEEALIETIGCSGMTHSAAMASEILPGKTILEALNTDLVCDAINTAMRELFLQIVYGRSQTAFSEGGLPIGAGLEDLGKGLRSQVGTMYGTLAKGPRYLEMAEGYVTKVALDADDQIIGYRFVHLGRMMEMVAKGMSANEAMEKATGQYGRFDEAVRTIDPRHE, from the coding sequence ATGATGTATTCAAGCGAAGTTCAAGAAATGTGTGTAATTGCTAAAGGTCCAAACCACGGTCCAGCACCAATCCCTGTAGAAGGTAGATGGGTTCAATCAAGAGAAATAAAAGATGTTTCAGGTTTAACTCATGGAGTTGGCTGGTGTGCACCACAACAAGGAGCATGTAAATTAACTTTAAACGTTAAAGATGGTATCATAGAAGAAGCTTTAATAGAAACTATAGGATGTTCAGGTATGACTCACTCAGCTGCTATGGCTTCAGAAATATTACCAGGAAAAACTATATTAGAGGCTTTAAACACAGACTTAGTTTGTGATGCTATAAATACTGCAATGAGAGAATTATTCCTTCAAATAGTTTATGGTAGAAGCCAAACTGCTTTCTCAGAAGGTGGACTACCAATAGGAGCAGGTCTTGAGGACTTAGGAAAAGGATTAAGATCACAAGTAGGTACTATGTACGGAACTTTAGCTAAAGGACCAAGATACCTTGAAATGGCTGAAGGATATGTAACAAAAGTAGCTTTAGATGCAGATGATCAAATCATAGGATACAGATTCGTTCACTTAGGTAGAATGATGGAAATGGTAGCTAAAGGAATGAGCGCTAACGAAGCTATGGAAAAAGCTACTGGTCAATACGGAAGATTTGACGAAGCTGTTAGAACTATAGATCCAAGACACGAATAA
- the nagJ gene encoding O-GlcNAc hydrolase NagJ: MKRKMLKRLLTSAFACIFIANGLITTTVRAVGPKTGEENQVLVPNLNPTPENLEVVGDGFKITSSINLVGEEEADENAVNALREFLTANNIEINSENDPNSTTLIIGEVDDDIPELDEALNGTTAENLKEEGYALVSNDGKIAIEGKDGDGTFYGVQTFKQLVKESNIPEVNITDYPTVSARGIVEGFYGTPWTHQDRLDQIKFYGENKLNTYIYAPKDDPYHREKWRDPYPESEMQRMQELINASAENKVDFVFGISPGIDIRFDGDAGEEDFQHLITKAESLYNMGVRSFAIYWDDIQDKSAAKHAQVLNRFNEEFVKAKGDVKPLITVPTEYDTGAMVSNGQPRAYTRIFAETVDPSIEVMWTGPGVVTNEIPLSDAQLISGIYNRNMAVWWNYPVTDYFKGKLALGPMHGLDKGLNQYVDFFTVNPMEHAELSKISIHTAADYSWNMDNYDYNKAWNRAIDMLYGDLAEDMKVFANHSTRMDNKTWAKSGREDAPELRAKMDELWNKLSSKEDASALIEELYGEFARMEEACNNLKANLPEVALEECSRQLDELITLAQGDKASLDMIVAQLNEDTEAYESAKEIAQNKLNTALSSFAVISEKVAQSFIQEALSFDLTLINPRTVKITASSEETSGENAPASFASDGDMNTFWHSKWSSPAHEGPHHLTLELDNVYEINKVKYAPRQDSKNGRITGYKVSVSLDGENFTEVKTGTLEDNAAIKFIEFDSVDAKYVRLDVTDSVSDQANGRGKFATAAEVNVHGKLKENAEVTGSVSLEALEEVQVGENLEVGVGIDELVNAEAFAYDFTLNYDENAFEYVEAISDDGVFVNAKKIEDGKVRVLVSSLTGEPLPAKEVLAKVVLRAEAKAEGSNLSVTNSSVGDGEGLVHEIAGTEKTVNIIEGTSPEIVVNPVRDFKASEINKKNVTVTWTEPETTEGLEGYILYKDGKKVAEIGKDETSYTFKKLNRHTIYNFKIAAKYSNGEVSSKESLTLRTAR, translated from the coding sequence ATGAAAAGAAAAATGCTTAAAAGACTTTTAACTTCAGCTTTTGCTTGTATATTTATTGCAAATGGCTTAATAACTACTACTGTAAGAGCTGTAGGACCTAAAACTGGGGAAGAAAACCAGGTTTTAGTTCCAAATTTAAATCCAACACCAGAAAATTTAGAGGTTGTAGGAGATGGATTTAAGATAACTTCTTCTATAAATTTAGTTGGTGAGGAAGAGGCAGATGAGAATGCAGTAAATGCTTTAAGGGAATTCTTAACTGCAAACAACATAGAAATAAATAGTGAAAATGATCCAAATTCAACTACCCTTATAATAGGTGAGGTTGATGATGATATTCCTGAGTTAGATGAAGCTTTAAATGGAACTACAGCAGAAAATTTAAAAGAAGAGGGATATGCTTTAGTTTCAAATGATGGGAAAATAGCTATTGAGGGTAAAGATGGAGATGGAACTTTCTATGGAGTTCAAACATTTAAGCAATTAGTTAAGGAATCTAATATACCAGAAGTAAATATAACTGATTATCCAACAGTTAGTGCTAGAGGTATTGTAGAAGGTTTTTATGGAACTCCTTGGACACATCAAGATAGATTAGATCAGATTAAATTTTATGGAGAAAATAAATTAAACACATATATTTATGCTCCTAAAGATGATCCATATCACAGAGAAAAATGGAGAGATCCATATCCAGAAAGTGAAATGCAAAGAATGCAAGAACTTATAAATGCTTCTGCTGAAAATAAGGTTGATTTTGTTTTTGGTATTTCTCCAGGAATAGATATAAGATTTGATGGAGATGCGGGAGAAGAAGATTTTCAACATTTAATAACAAAGGCAGAATCTTTATATAACATGGGAGTAAGAAGCTTTGCAATCTATTGGGATGATATTCAAGATAAGAGTGCAGCTAAACATGCTCAAGTTTTAAATAGATTTAATGAAGAATTTGTAAAGGCTAAAGGGGATGTAAAACCATTAATAACAGTTCCAACAGAGTATGATACTGGAGCTATGGTAAGTAATGGACAACCTAGAGCTTATACTAGAATTTTTGCAGAAACTGTTGATCCTAGTATAGAAGTTATGTGGACTGGCCCTGGAGTTGTTACAAATGAAATTCCTTTAAGTGATGCACAACTTATAAGTGGAATATACAATAGAAATATGGCAGTATGGTGGAATTATCCAGTAACAGATTATTTTAAAGGTAAACTTGCCTTAGGACCAATGCATGGATTAGATAAAGGATTAAATCAATATGTAGATTTCTTTACTGTAAATCCAATGGAGCATGCTGAGCTTTCAAAAATATCAATACACACAGCTGCGGACTATAGCTGGAATATGGATAACTATGATTATAATAAGGCTTGGAATAGAGCAATTGATATGCTTTATGGTGATTTAGCAGAAGATATGAAGGTATTTGCAAACCATTCAACAAGAATGGACAATAAAACTTGGGCTAAATCAGGAAGAGAAGATGCTCCAGAGCTTAGAGCAAAAATGGATGAGTTATGGAATAAGTTATCTTCTAAAGAAGATGCAAGTGCTCTTATAGAAGAGTTATATGGCGAGTTTGCAAGAATGGAAGAAGCTTGTAATAATCTAAAGGCGAATTTGCCTGAAGTTGCTTTAGAAGAATGCTCAAGACAACTTGATGAACTTATTACTTTAGCTCAAGGGGATAAGGCTTCATTAGATATGATTGTAGCTCAATTAAATGAAGATACAGAGGCTTATGAAAGTGCTAAAGAAATTGCACAAAATAAATTAAATACAGCCTTAAGTAGCTTTGCAGTTATATCTGAAAAGGTTGCTCAATCATTTATACAAGAAGCTTTAAGTTTTGATTTAACATTAATAAATCCAAGAACAGTAAAGATAACAGCTTCATCAGAAGAGACTTCAGGGGAAAATGCACCAGCTTCTTTTGCTTCAGATGGTGATATGAATACTTTCTGGCATAGTAAATGGTCATCACCTGCTCATGAAGGTCCTCATCATTTAACTTTAGAATTAGATAATGTATATGAAATAAATAAAGTTAAATATGCTCCAAGACAAGATAGTAAAAATGGAAGAATAACAGGGTATAAAGTATCTGTTAGTTTAGATGGAGAAAACTTTACAGAAGTTAAAACTGGAACTTTAGAAGATAATGCAGCTATTAAATTTATAGAATTTGATAGTGTTGATGCTAAATATGTAAGATTAGATGTTACAGATAGCGTTTCAGATCAAGCAAATGGTAGAGGAAAATTTGCTACTGCTGCAGAGGTTAATGTTCATGGAAAGTTAAAAGAAAATGCTGAGGTAACAGGAAGTGTATCTCTTGAAGCTTTAGAGGAAGTTCAAGTTGGAGAAAACTTAGAAGTTGGAGTGGGTATAGACGAATTAGTAAATGCAGAAGCTTTTGCTTATGATTTTACACTAAATTATGATGAAAATGCCTTTGAATATGTAGAAGCAATTTCTGATGATGGAGTATTTGTAAATGCTAAGAAAATAGAAGATGGAAAGGTTAGAGTGCTTGTAAGTTCTTTAACTGGAGAACCATTGCCAGCTAAAGAAGTTTTAGCTAAGGTTGTCCTAAGAGCAGAAGCTAAAGCAGAAGGAAGTAATTTAAGTGTAACCAATTCATCAGTTGGAGATGGAGAAGGATTAGTTCATGAGATTGCAGGAACTGAAAAAACAGTTAATATAATAGAAGGAACTAGTCCAGAAATTGTTGTAAATCCAGTAAGAGATTTTAAAGCATCAGAAATAAATAAAAAGAATGTAACTGTAACTTGGACAGAACCAGAAACAACAGAAGGCTTAGAAGGATATATTCTTTATAAGGATGGTAAAAAGGTAGCTGAAATAGGCAAGGATGAAACTTCTTATACATTTAAAAAGTTAAATAGACATACAATCTATAACTTTAAGATTGCAGCTAAATATTCAAATGGGGAAGTTTCAAGTAAAGAAAGCCTAACTTTAAGAACTGCAAGATAG